From Saccharibacillus brassicae:
AAGAGTTTATCGGGCACGATAACCACAGTCTGCTGCTGCACTCCGGCACGGACGGCGTTCCGTATACGGTGGAGGAGTGTCCGATCTGCCGCACGCTGAACGACGGCCTGCCGAGACTCGTTCAGGAAGGCGTCATCTGGAAAAAAGACGGGTCGAGCTGCCTGATCGAATACAACGTCAATCCGATCGTGGACAAAGGCCGCATTCAAGGCGCCGTCGTCGTGTTCCGGGACCTGACGAACGAGCGGGAAGTGCTGCGGCAGAAAGAATTGGCCGAGCAGACCGCGTCGGCCAAATCGGAATTCCTCGCCATGATGAGCCACGAGATCCGGACTCCGATGAACGGGGTGCTCGGCATGACCGACCTGCTGCTGGAGACCGAGCTGATGCCGGGACAGCGGGAATATGCGGAGATCATTCAAGACAGCGGCCGTTCGCTGATGCGCATTCTGAACGACGTGCTGGACTTCAGCAAGATCGACGCCGGAGGGCTGAACCTGGAATTCGAGAACGTGCTGCTGACGCCTCTGATCGCGAGCGCCGCCGAATTGTTCGCGGCCCAGGCCGAAGCCAAAGGCATCTCGCTGCGCTGGGAAGCCGCTCCGAACGTTCCGGAAGAAATCGTCGTCGATCCCGATCGGCTTCGGCAGGTGCTGGCCAACCTGATCGGCAACGCCGTCAAATTCACGGACAGCGGCTCGGTCACGGTCTCGGTAGCGGTAGCCGAAGGCGCCGACGAACGCGAACCGGTGCTTGATTTCCGGGTGGAAGATACCGGCGTGGGCATTGCCCAAAACAAGCAGAACCGCCTGTTCCAGTCGTTTTCGCAGCTACATCCCGGGCTGAACCGCAAATACGGAGGCACCGGCCTCGGCTTGTCGATCTCCAAACGGCTGGTCGAATTGATGGGCGGAACGATCCGGGTCGAGAGCCGGGAGCATGTCGGATCGGTCTTCCGCTTCACGCTGCCCTGCAGCGTCTCGGGCCAGAGACCGCTGCCCGATCTCTTCGCCGCAGACGGAGCGGCTTCGAACGAACATGGCGGCGCGGAGCGCGGCACGGGCTTTGCCGAAGAAGCGGAGAAGCCGGAGAACCTGAGCATCCTGATCGCGGAGGACCATCCGGTCAACCGCCGGCTGCTCAGCGAGCTGCTGCTCAAGTCCGGCTGCCGGGCGGACATCGTCGAGAACGGCATCGAAGCTTTTGCGGCCGCGGCCAAAAAGCGCTACGATCTTGTGTTCATGGACGTGCAGATGCCGCAGATGGACGGAATGACGGCGGCAAGGCTGATCCGCCAGATGCTGCCGGAACAATCGGTGCCGTATATCGTGGCGGTGACCGCTTTCGTGCGGCCGGGCTTCGCGGAAGAATGCCTCGCGAGCGGCATGCAGGACTACGTGTTCAAGCCGATCTCGGAACCGGAGATCCGGCGCGTGCTGCTTGACCGGGACGGACGCCGGCGGGAGTTTTTGCGGCAGCGGCGGCATCCGCAAACGTAAAAAAAGGCGGGAGATTATTTCTCCCGCCTCAACGTGTCGAGAAAGTCTGATTCTGAACAAAGTGAGGAGGCGGAGGGAGAAATTCAGTGTAGGAGCGCCAGCGTTCGCCTTTGAAATCAGGAAAATCCCATTCAAATTTGATCCTTTTTCCTGATTTCAACACGCGACCGGAACGAATTTCTCCCGCAGTCGACAAGCTTCTCCTACGTATAGGACTTTCTCGACAGCCTGAGGCGGGAGATTATTTCTCCCGCCTTTTCGGCGCGCGCCGCCAGCCGTACACCTGGACGTGCACGAAAGCTTTGCTCAGCATGAAGCTGAGCATGTACAAAATGACAAGTAGGATGACCAGCGGCCGGAACACGATCGACGCGATGATCCAGATCAGCACCAGCTTCCACGGCTTGAAGCGCCGGAAGAACACCGGCAGGGTGAAGATCCGGTAGAACCAGAAGTTTTTTTGCAGCGACTGCATGTATTCGGTCCGGATCTGCTCGTCGTCGGGATCGAGCCGGATTGCCTGTTCCATCATGGTCTTGGCGCCTTTGGCGTCGCCCCGCCGATCCGCCGCCCAGCCCAGATACAGAAACGTCTGGGCGCGTTCGACGTCTTCGCGCAGCGCCGTCTCGGCCGATTCGATCGAATCGTCGAAGCGCAGACAGTTGGCGAGCACATAGCTGTGCAGCGCATGGTACAACCCGTTCTCCGCGTCGATTTCGAGCGCCTGTTCGATACTGACGCGGGCCTGTTCGAACTTGCCCTGCTTGTTGTGCATATTGGCCAGCAAATAATACAGATGCGCCCGATACGGATTGATGCGCAGCGCTTCTTCGGCCGCTTCACGCATCAATTTCCACTCGTTGGTCGCGTAATGGATAACCGCGCGGAAGAACCAGCCGTCATCGTCGTCGGGATCGATACGCAGCGACTGGTTCGTGCATTCCAGCGCCCGGTCGAACTCGTCCGTATTGATATAGGCGAGCGCCAGCGCGTTGTACGGCCCCGCCGTCTCCGGCTCCTCGCGCAGCCATTCGCCGGCTTCGGCCAGCGCTTCCTTATGCTTGCCCCAGCCGAGCAGCCGTTGGAACCGTTCGGCGCGCACGCCCGGCGGGACCGGGCCGTTGATCTCTTCGCTCATCGCGCCACCTCCGGGATTTTAGCGGATTTTGTGCCTTTTGATAAATTCCAGCACCTGCGCGTATTCGCCGTTCGTGTCGCTGAACGTGGCATAGTTGCGCGCGGTGGCGAACCAGTCGAGCGTGGACGCCTGCCGGGTCTTCAGGACGCGGCGGAAATCGGTCTCCGCGAGCGGTTGGATCTCGCCCGTCTCCATCGCCCGCTCCAGCGCAAGTTCGGTCGCGTCCCGCACCAGCTGGTCGAGATCCGCGCCGGAGAACAGGGGTGTGCTCTCGGCCAGCTTGCGCACGTTGATTCCGTCGGCCGGCTTGCCGTGCAGCTTGAGCTTGAGAATCGTGCCGCGTTCTTCTTCTTCCGGCGGCGTGACGAACAGCAGATTGTTGAAGCGTCCCGGGCGCCGCAGGGCGGAGTCGAGATACCACGGCGTATTGGTCGCGCCGACGATAAAGACGTTCTCGTTGAAGCTCGCGAGTCCGTCCAACTCGACCAGCAGCTGGTTCACGAGCATGCGGTCGTGATGCTGGCGCATGCCGTGGCGGCTGCCGCCGAGCGCGTCCAACTCGTCGATGAACAGGACGCAGGGCGCTTCGGCGCGTGCTTTTTCGAAAATGGCATGCAGATTGTGTTCGCTGCCCCCGATGTACATGGACAGGATCGCCTGAAGTTCCAGATGCAAAAAGCTCGCATCGATCTCGCCGGCGATCGCGCGGGCCAGAAACGTTTTGCCGCAGCCGGGAGGTCCGTACAGCAGCAGGGAACCGCCCGCTTCCCGGCCGTAGGCCGCGAACAGCTCGGGCTGCTGGAGCGGGAGGATAAAGTTCATGCGAATCTTCTTCTTGACCTCTTCCAATCCGCCGACGTCGGCGAAAGTCACGGGCGGTTTCTCGATCTCGACGAGATCCTCCGCGTTTTTGTCGAATTGGATCACTTTGAGATTTTTGCGGCGCTGCTCTTTATCGTCGTCCATGGGATCTCCTCTCGCTTGCAGGTTTGTTACTATCATAACCCATCTATGGGAATGGGCCTATGCCAAAATCACCTTCGGGCCCGCGGATTAAGCGGAGCCGAAGGTGATTGCAAGGGTCTGGCTCAGGAATGGGCGTGCAAAGCGGGAAAGCCGCTTCAGCGCATGCTTTTGAACGTCTCGTCCGCCGCGGCGAGCGTGGCGTCAATATCCGCGTCCGTGTGCGCGGTCGTCAGAAACCACGCTTCGTACTTGGACGGAGCGAGGCAGATGCCGCGGTCCAGCATGCCGCGGAAGAAAGCGGCGAATGCTTCGCCGTCGGTATCCTGCGCCTGGTCGTAGTTGGTGACCGGATGGTCGCAGAAATGCGTGGAGAACGAGCCGCGAATGCGGTTGATCGTCAGCGGCACGCCGCGGCGCCGCGCCGATTCGGCGATGCCGTCCGTCAGGCGGATCGCCAGGCGGTTCATCTCCTCGTAGACGCCTTCGCCCTGCAGCACTTCCAGGCAGGCGATGCCGGCCGAGACGGACGCCGGGTTGCCGGCCATCGTGCCGGCCTGGTAAGCCGGACCGAGCGGAGCGACCTGGTCCATAACGTGCTTGCGGCCGCCGTAGGCGCCGATCGGCAGCCCGCCGCCGAGAATTTTGCCGAGCGCGGTGAGATCCGGCATGATGGCGTCGTGATTGTCCAGTTCCGCGAACGTCTGCGCGGAGCCGTAATGAAAGCGGAACGCCGTGATGACTTCGTCGTAGATGACGAGCGCGCCGTGGTCGTGCGTCAGCTTGCACAGTCCTTCGAGGAAGCCCGGAGCCGGCATGACCATGCCGAAGTTCCCGACGATCGGCTCGACCATGACGGCCGCGATCTGTCCTTCCCAACGGTGGAGCGCTTCTTCGAGGCTCGGCAGATCGTTGAACGGCACGGTAATGACTTCCTGCGCGATGCTGGCCGGTACGCCGGCGCTGTCCGGAATGCCCAGCGTGGACGGGCCGGAACCGGCCGCGACGAGCACCAGATCCGAATGGCCGTGATAACAGCCGGCAAATTTGATGATCTTCGAGCGGTTCGTGTACGCGCGGGCGACCCGGATCGTCGACATGACCGCTTCCGTGCCGGAGTTGACAAAGCGGACTTTGTCCATGGACGGGATAGCGTCTTTGAGCATCTTGGCAAGCTTGATCTCAAGCTCGGTCGGCGTGCCGTAGAGGATGCCGTTCTGCGCGGCGCGCACGATCGCTTCGGTGATGTGCGGGTGGGCGTGGCCCGTAATGATCGGCCCGTAAGCGGCCAGGTAGTCGATGTATTCGTTGCCGTCGACGTCCCGGAAACGGGAACCCTGGCCCTGCTGCATAAACACGGGTGCGCCTCCGCCGACCGCTTTGAACGAGCGGGAAGGGCTGTTGACGCCTCCGACGATATGTTCGAGCGCTTCGGCGTAAAGTCTTTCGGAATTTGGACGATTCATGGTACACGATCCTTTCGATATAGGGGCTGCGGCATGCGCAAAGCGATGCCGGATCAAGTCAAAGGACGCCTTGGTTCAAGGCGCCCTTTAAGCGTAACGAATTTTGTATTCCGCGTACAGGGACGATTTGGTTACAGCTTGGGCAGCGCTGCGTCGTTGCGCGGCTTTCGCCGGCCTGGCCCAGCGATTTATTGAAGTTCCCCGCTGCCTTCGCCGAGCGCTTCGTTCTTCCGGCCCGAAGGAGCGGGCACGGCCGGCGTCTGCGGGGCTTCGTCCGGTTTTACCGGAGCGTCAAGCTTCTGCGCGGCTTCGTCCGGTTTTACCGGAGCGTCAAGCTTCTGCGCGGCTTCGTCCGGTTTTACCGGAGCGTCAAGCTTCTGCGTCGCTTCGTCCGGTTTTACCGGAGCGTCAAGCGCATTCTGTGCTTCGTCCGGTTTAGCCGGAGCGTTCAGCGTATCCTGAACGAAGCTTTCCAGCTTCTCCTGGCTGCTGACGGTGAGAACGGCCGCGCCTTTGATCGTCTCTTCGCGCAGCAGCGGATTCGGCGGAATCTGTTCGCTGCCGCCGATTTGGCTGTCGTAGGCGACGCTTGCGAGCTTCCACATGTCGCCGACGCTCAGGTTGGTGTCGATGTACGGATTGACCTGCTCCAGAATGTCGGGCAGCTTCATGATCGAAGTATTCGACTTCAACTTGTCCGCGACCGCTTTGAGGAACTCGCGCTGCCTGCCGGTACGGCTGAAGTCGGACAGGCGGTCATGCCGGAAACGCACGTACTGGAGAGCGGTCCGGCCGTCGAGGTGCTGCATGCCTGCCTTGAGATCGATATCGTATTCCGGTCCGTCGGCCGCGCTGAGGTACTTCATATCTTTTTCAACATTGAAGTCTACCCCGCCCACGGAATCGACCAGCGCGATAAAGCCCTGAAAGTCCGTATAGACGTAATACTGGATCGGAATGCCCAGCAGGCCGCCGACCGCTTCCATGGCCGTATTCGGTCCGTGCGTAATGGCGGTATTGATACGCTGCTTGCCGAATCCGGGAATATCGGTGTACGTGTCGCGCATGATGGAGAACATGTGGATCGTTTTGCGGACGGGATCGAGCGAAGCGACCAGCATCGTGTCCGAACGGGGAATATCGCCGGCGAGCGAGTCGCGGCCGTCGACGCCCATGAGCAGAACGTTAACCGGTTCGCGGCCTTCCCATTTGGGCGGTTCCTGCGCGGCCGTCTTCTCGGTCACGGGCAGATTGCGAAACGGGGAAGACTCCCCGACTTTTTGCAGGTTGGACACTTGATTGTACAGATTGGAAAAATAATAAATCGAGTAACCCGCGGCGGAAGCCAAGACCAGGGCGAGCACCCAGACGATTGTCAGCCTGCTTTTTTTTGTCATTCGCTTTCTTCCTTTCCTTGTTGCAAAATAGGAGAGATCGATTCGGCGTTTGCCATTGCGGCATCCCTCCATTATAATTTTTTTCGGAGCGGCAGGCAATTCACCGCGCGGTCCGGCGAACGGCGGGGGCGTAACCGTCCGCAGCGACCCGCCGCAACCCGAATGACCGTTGTCATCCCGATCGGAATCAAGACCCGAATCAAGAACGCATACAGGCACTCCGGCCCGAGCCGGATGCGAAGAGAGGAACATCTATGAACGCCATCGAAGTCGAGCACTTGAACAAAACGTTCAAAGTCCAGAAGAACCGCGGCGGCCTCAAAGGCGCGCTGCAGGATTTATTTTCCCGTCAATACAACGAAGTCGCGGCGGTCAACGACATCTCCTTCTCTATTCCCGCCGGCGAGATCTGCGGATATATCGGCGAGAACGGAGCGGGCAAGTCGACGACGATCAAGATGCTGACCGGCATTCTCGTCCCGACTTCCGGCAAGCTCAACGTCGGCGGCTACGTGCCGCACGAGGAGCGCGAGAAGTTCGTCCGCAATATCGGCGTCGTGTTCGGCCAGCGCAGCCAGCTCTGGTGGGACATCGGCGTCATCGAATCGTTCGGCCTGCTGCGCAAAGTGTACGGCGTGGGCGAGAACGATTACAAAAAGCGGCTGGACGAACTCGTCCAGCGCCTCGATCTGGGCGAGCTGCTCAGCCGCCCCGTGCGCAAGCTGAGCCTCGGCCAGCGCATGCGCTGCGAGCTGGTGGCCGCGCTGCTGCACAACCCGTCGATCGTCTTCCTGGACGAGCCGACGATTGGTCTCGACATCATCGTCAAGACGGAGATTCGCGAATTCCTCAAAGACATGAACCGCCAGCACGGCACGACCATCCTGCTGACGACGCACGATCTGCAGGATATCGAAGCGCTCTGCTCGCGGGTCATCATGCTCGACGAAGGTCGCATCATCTACGACGGCGGCCTCGATACACTGAAGTCGCGCTGGGGACAAGGGACGCGCGTTACGTTCCAATTCGGAGCGCCGTGTCCGCTGCCGAGGCTGCGGGGATTGACGTCCGAGCTCGACGTGAGCTGGACCGCGGACAACGATCTGCACGCCGAAGTGCTCGTGCCGGGCGAGATGAGCGTGTCCGACGTGCTGGCCCGCGTCGTCGGCCATGCGGACATCGCGATCACGGACATCAAGATCACCGAGACGACAACCGACGAGATTGTGCGCCAGATTTACCGGACCGGTTCGGCGACCGCGCCGGCGGCCCCGGTCGCGGAAGGCGGGCACAACTCCCATGCTTAGCGTCTATACCGATTTTATCCGCATCCGTTTTCTGACGATGCTGGCGTACCGCGTCAATTATTATTCCGGCATCCTGATCTACATGCTGAACATCGGCGTCTACTACTTCACGTGGCAGGCTATCTACGGGGACAAAGGCGAGATCGGCGGTTTTACCGCTTCGCAGATGACGACGTATATCGCCGTATCGTGGATGGCGCGCGCGTTCTACTTCAACAATCTGGACCGCGAGATCGCGACCGATATCCGGGACGGTTCCATCGCCATCCAGTTTATTCGTCCCTACAATTATTTGTTCGTCAAAATGATGCAGGGCTTCGGCGAAGGATTGTTCCGCTTCACGCTGTTCATGATTCCCGGCATGCTGCTGGCGCTGCTGCTGTTCCCGGTGAGACTGCCGACGGACCCGCTGGCGTGGATCGGCTTCCTGGTCATGCTGTTCTTCAGCTTCCTGATCAACTCGCAGCTGAACATCCTGACCGGGCTGATGGCGTTTTTTGTGGAAAATAACGAAGGCATCATGCGCATGAAACGGGTCGTCGTCGACCTGTTCTCCGGCCTCGTCATTCCGATCAGCCTGTTCCCCGGGTGGCTCAGCGCGACCATGCAATGGCTGCCTTTTCAGGCGATCACGTACCTGCCGGGTTCGGTCTTCACGGGACGCACGAAAGGGACGGGCATTCTCGAAGTATTCGGCATCCAGCTGATCTGGTTCTTCGCTCTGCTGATCCCGATCTTTTTCATGTGGCGGGCGGCGCGCAAGCGGCTGTTCGTACAGGGGGGTTGAGCGCATGTACTATATCGGATTGGTCATCGAATATCTCAAAAATTATATGAAAACAAGGCTGACGTACCGCGCGGATTTCTGGGTCGAGGTGATCTCGGATCTGCTGCTTCAGGTGAGCAATCTGATCTTTATCTTCGTCGTCTTCGGCCATACCGATACGCTGGGCGGCTGGAGCGAAGCGGAAGTCGTGTTCGTGTACGGATTCTTCATGGTGCCGTTCGGGCTGTTCAGCTGCTTCGTCAACCTGTGGAATTTCAGCGACCGCTACATCGTCAAAGGCGAGATGGACCGCATCCTGACCCGTCCCGCCTACAACCTGTTTCAGATTTTCCTGGAAAATATCGATCCGCCGGGCCTGATCGGTTCGGTGATCGGCCTGGTCATCATGGTGATCAGCGGCGGCCAGCTTGGTCTGGAACTGCTCTGGTGGCATATTCCGGTGCTGCTGCTGTTCGCGCTCAGCGCGACGCTTATCTACACCGGCATCTATATTACGCTGACGTCGCTGTCGTTCTATTCCGACTCGCCGACGGGTATCATTCCGCTGCTGTACAATATCCAGAACTACGGCCGCTATCCGGTCACGATCTACAACCGCGCGATCCAGTTTCTGTTGACCTGGATTTTGCCGTTCGCGTTCGTCGGGATCTATCCGGCTTCGCTGTTTCTCGGCCGGACGGAGATGACGCATATGGCGTGGTTGACGCCGGTCATGGCGGCGATTTTCCTGACGATCGGGCTGACGAGCTGGAATCTCGGCGTGAAGAAGTATCGCGGGGCAGGATCGTAGACGGGAGGCGCTCGGCAGGAGGGGGCGCTTCGGGGGAAGGGGGCCTTACGATCGCTGTTTCGGTTTGATTTCTTCGATTGTATTTTATAGGGGTGAAATCAAACCTCAAAGGCGAACGCTCCGCTTCTTCAGGCTCCCCTTCCCCCTCCGCTGCGTCCTGCCCGGCGGTGGAGGGGGAAGGGAAAAGAGCGTACAAGCCTAAGGGCGTAAGAGCCTAAGAGCCTAAGAGCCTAAGAGCCTAAGAGCCTAAGAGCCTAAGAGCATAAAAGCGTAAGAGCTGCGACGTCGGCGGGCGAGAACGCGCCCTGGACGTCGAAGGGCAGGTCAAAATCAGATTGGGGAGCGGCCGGGAGGCCGCTTCCGGGAATCCCGGCTCTCCGAACGGAGGATCGGGGTTCTTTGGCGCGTAACGAATCGGTGTATCGCTAATGGCTCGTATTCGGCTTTTTTGGAACATTAACGAATCGTCGTCACGCTATAAGGGTCGAAAAGGCTTCAAAAAGGCCAATCGGGACCAATAAGGAGCTGACGATTCGTTAGAATCGGGAAACCGGGAAAATAGAAGGAATAGCGTGCTCAGGATTCGTTAGCTTGTCCGGACCGCAAGCATTTTCTCGATCGGAGCAGCCGGAGGGGGACTCCGGTTCCTTTCTTGCGCGGGGAGATTGCTGTTAAAATGGAGATGAGCGAAACCGAGCACGATCGCGAACCCAAATTCCGAACGCCAAAGGAGCGATTCAGTTATGTTAGAAGTCGGACAACCCGTACCGGA
This genomic window contains:
- a CDS encoding tetratricopeptide repeat protein; protein product: MSEEINGPVPPGVRAERFQRLLGWGKHKEALAEAGEWLREEPETAGPYNALALAYINTDEFDRALECTNQSLRIDPDDDDGWFFRAVIHYATNEWKLMREAAEEALRINPYRAHLYYLLANMHNKQGKFEQARVSIEQALEIDAENGLYHALHSYVLANCLRFDDSIESAETALREDVERAQTFLYLGWAADRRGDAKGAKTMMEQAIRLDPDDEQIRTEYMQSLQKNFWFYRIFTLPVFFRRFKPWKLVLIWIIASIVFRPLVILLVILYMLSFMLSKAFVHVQVYGWRRAPKRREK
- a CDS encoding ATP-binding protein, which translates into the protein MDDDKEQRRKNLKVIQFDKNAEDLVEIEKPPVTFADVGGLEEVKKKIRMNFILPLQQPELFAAYGREAGGSLLLYGPPGCGKTFLARAIAGEIDASFLHLELQAILSMYIGGSEHNLHAIFEKARAEAPCVLFIDELDALGGSRHGMRQHHDRMLVNQLLVELDGLASFNENVFIVGATNTPWYLDSALRRPGRFNNLLFVTPPEEEERGTILKLKLHGKPADGINVRKLAESTPLFSGADLDQLVRDATELALERAMETGEIQPLAETDFRRVLKTRQASTLDWFATARNYATFSDTNGEYAQVLEFIKRHKIR
- a CDS encoding glutamate-1-semialdehyde 2,1-aminomutase, with product MNRPNSERLYAEALEHIVGGVNSPSRSFKAVGGGAPVFMQQGQGSRFRDVDGNEYIDYLAAYGPIITGHAHPHITEAIVRAAQNGILYGTPTELEIKLAKMLKDAIPSMDKVRFVNSGTEAVMSTIRVARAYTNRSKIIKFAGCYHGHSDLVLVAAGSGPSTLGIPDSAGVPASIAQEVITVPFNDLPSLEEALHRWEGQIAAVMVEPIVGNFGMVMPAPGFLEGLCKLTHDHGALVIYDEVITAFRFHYGSAQTFAELDNHDAIMPDLTALGKILGGGLPIGAYGGRKHVMDQVAPLGPAYQAGTMAGNPASVSAGIACLEVLQGEGVYEEMNRLAIRLTDGIAESARRRGVPLTINRIRGSFSTHFCDHPVTNYDQAQDTDGEAFAAFFRGMLDRGICLAPSKYEAWFLTTAHTDADIDATLAAADETFKSMR
- a CDS encoding LCP family protein → MTKKSRLTIVWVLALVLASAAGYSIYYFSNLYNQVSNLQKVGESSPFRNLPVTEKTAAQEPPKWEGREPVNVLLMGVDGRDSLAGDIPRSDTMLVASLDPVRKTIHMFSIMRDTYTDIPGFGKQRINTAITHGPNTAMEAVGGLLGIPIQYYVYTDFQGFIALVDSVGGVDFNVEKDMKYLSAADGPEYDIDLKAGMQHLDGRTALQYVRFRHDRLSDFSRTGRQREFLKAVADKLKSNTSIMKLPDILEQVNPYIDTNLSVGDMWKLASVAYDSQIGGSEQIPPNPLLREETIKGAAVLTVSSQEKLESFVQDTLNAPAKPDEAQNALDAPVKPDEATQKLDAPVKPDEAAQKLDAPVKPDEAAQKLDAPVKPDEAPQTPAVPAPSGRKNEALGEGSGELQ
- a CDS encoding ABC transporter ATP-binding protein, with amino-acid sequence MNAIEVEHLNKTFKVQKNRGGLKGALQDLFSRQYNEVAAVNDISFSIPAGEICGYIGENGAGKSTTIKMLTGILVPTSGKLNVGGYVPHEEREKFVRNIGVVFGQRSQLWWDIGVIESFGLLRKVYGVGENDYKKRLDELVQRLDLGELLSRPVRKLSLGQRMRCELVAALLHNPSIVFLDEPTIGLDIIVKTEIREFLKDMNRQHGTTILLTTHDLQDIEALCSRVIMLDEGRIIYDGGLDTLKSRWGQGTRVTFQFGAPCPLPRLRGLTSELDVSWTADNDLHAEVLVPGEMSVSDVLARVVGHADIAITDIKITETTTDEIVRQIYRTGSATAPAAPVAEGGHNSHA
- a CDS encoding ABC transporter permease; the protein is MLSVYTDFIRIRFLTMLAYRVNYYSGILIYMLNIGVYYFTWQAIYGDKGEIGGFTASQMTTYIAVSWMARAFYFNNLDREIATDIRDGSIAIQFIRPYNYLFVKMMQGFGEGLFRFTLFMIPGMLLALLLFPVRLPTDPLAWIGFLVMLFFSFLINSQLNILTGLMAFFVENNEGIMRMKRVVVDLFSGLVIPISLFPGWLSATMQWLPFQAITYLPGSVFTGRTKGTGILEVFGIQLIWFFALLIPIFFMWRAARKRLFVQGG
- a CDS encoding ABC transporter permease; translation: MYYIGLVIEYLKNYMKTRLTYRADFWVEVISDLLLQVSNLIFIFVVFGHTDTLGGWSEAEVVFVYGFFMVPFGLFSCFVNLWNFSDRYIVKGEMDRILTRPAYNLFQIFLENIDPPGLIGSVIGLVIMVISGGQLGLELLWWHIPVLLLFALSATLIYTGIYITLTSLSFYSDSPTGIIPLLYNIQNYGRYPVTIYNRAIQFLLTWILPFAFVGIYPASLFLGRTEMTHMAWLTPVMAAIFLTIGLTSWNLGVKKYRGAGS